Below is a genomic region from Miscanthus floridulus cultivar M001 chromosome 1, ASM1932011v1, whole genome shotgun sequence.
CCTAGCGATACATCGATCCAATCATGGTTAACAAAACAGCGGGGTCTTATTTATATTATTAACTGCTTCGATGCTACATCATTGTTATCACGCTATATATAGGTACACTAGCTTCCCCTACCTTCGAGTTGAAGATTGCTGCCAGGTAGGATGGTCAACAGCAAATGCTCTGTTCGCTTGACTAATAAGcaatgactgaaagtactgttgactaatttattataagaaaaatactgttcattaaCTAAAAAAATACGATTTATAAGCTCGCGATTCTTCGTTGATTGGTCAGGGGAAGAAATGCTAGTTATCTTACGTGACTTGGGCAGCGCCGCCGGTTCTGAATGGAGTAACACACAGCGATCGGTCGACCGTACTGCTCACTGCTTACGTGGCTAAACTGCCACCGAGGACCCGTGGGAGCTGAGGCGCGAGCGCGACAGGCGAGATAgcacaacaacaaaaaaacagCTAGAattaaaaaaacaacaacaaaaatctGCTCTTTTACATGAGTTATATGGCAATGATGACGAATTCAAAAAAGAAACAACAAATCTGCTCTTTTACATGAGTTATATGGCAATGATGACATAGAAAAAGACTGATGACAATAATATAGTAATATTGAAAAAAAAACATACTGCAAACTGATAGAGGAATAGTGGCTTCTCAAACATTCACATTAAGGCTCCTTGAATTTGTTGAATCAAAGCCTTTTAAATTTGAATCACGTTTAGAACAGATTAAAATTTTTTGCTCAAAAGCTTGAACAGGTCCAGACGTCCAGTTGCAAGTGCAACTTATAATTTGGCTGCTCAAATTTGTTGAAGCAGTGTAAGTGGAACACTAGCCATGACAGCATTCTTGGAACACAGGGAGTACAACAAGATTATAGGCTGAACGTGGCAGGACAAAGTACATCTATCACCAGATCCAAATCATTGTTGAATATTTAAATAGCAGTGTTACTCTCAGCAAAACTGGGGACAAAGTTTCGATGACAAGCCGTGAGCTTATCCGGCAATTCCGATGCCGGAGATTTATTATTATTACGCTACATAGATGGTACAACTGCTGCCCAATTCTACAAGCTGCTGAGCTTTTGCCAGGTAGGATAGTGAGCATTGTCCCTTCCACATCATGCAGCTAACCACTCTTGTTCCAATTCTTCCCTGTTTGGTTATGGAACTAGAATGATTTCTTCTCGTATGAAACCAGCCCATGGATTCCACCTTCAACCTGGGCAGCGCCGGTTCTCACCTGGTAAGGACGACCAACAAAGATCAAATCTGTCAGTATGCTTTCTGGAACAGATGTTCAGCTTTTGGCTAGTAATATATGTTCTCAGAAAAATAAAGATGGATACAGAATTTCCAAAACAAGCATTTTTTGGTGGTTGGggttgggtgggtgggtggggggtttACAAAACTCTTTGTCCATATCCAACCGACAGTGCGTTCGGCTGGGCTGGCCGACGCACTCACAAAATCACTGTTCACATGAACAGTGATTTCagacagaacagtatttttcccctacaatcagccagaacagtattttgacttatttttcagtcctgccgaacagaatCTCCAAATTGGTACAACACATTTTGACCTTTCTATGATTCATATGGATTAGCATAAGACTATTAAATAATCTACTGAACTTTGGAGCTGGTTCCAAAAATAAACCTACTTGTAAGTAGTAACAGAGGTTAACTTTAATTGTTTAAACAATCTTTCTGTAAATGAGCAAGACGAATTTCTCCAATCTTAGACAATTGATATTAATTAAAATCTAAAACATGTTGGAAGATAACTTGTGTGCAGCCTGAAAATACCTCTAATCTGAGAGTTTCTGATCGCAAAAGATCATGAGCTGACTGGAGAGAATCTGCGCCAAGATCTTGGAATCCTTGCTTAACTGCTTGCATTGTGTACGGAATGAACCTCAGTACAGAACCTTTGTCAGCTACTGCTCCAACAACGCCCTGCGCGACTTTGAGCTTGAGTGTATCACCAAGGTACCTTGCATCACTCCCTTTTGTCATGGCTTCAAGAGAGCCCATGCCTCTGTATTTTTTGACTCGACGGCCGTCCTAAAAAGTAGCATGTCAAGTGTTATAACTCAAACATTTTCATGAAAGAGCGGATGAAAGTTTCATGTGTCAGACATAGAATGACACAAAATAATATAGAAGCCAAACAACACGAGTTAACAATTTAAGAAACAACTTATGTGATAAATAAAGTACTAGAATTGACACACAAAATGCAGATGGGCTCTCACATATGCTAATTCTAATTATTTTTGAGGGAGTTCATGGTCCTAGCAACCACATGCATCACATTGCAAAACTCAGGTAAAATAGGCATAGCCAGAGGAAGACAACTTTTTAGCCTTTTTTACAATTGTTATTTTTCAACATTCCTGGTTCAAGCCACACTAACAAACTTCCAATAGTGGAGTGAGTCATAAAGTGTGGCTTCATCCAGTAACATTTTCGAGACTGAATGCAGTTATATAATTGTGTAGcttatatagttatatataatatatagatCTAGGAAGCTAGCCACTGGTGCAAAAGGTACAAATACAAAAATGTTGAGCTATAAGGCGTATATGCACTTGATATGCTCCCTCAAACAAAACCGCATAGATAGTTGGCTATGGCTACTTTGTAAGCAGTCAGCACAAAGTATAActggcaaaatgacatgaaacaaCCATACATACGCATATACTGACAACatcccaaaataaatcaacttctagagtTATCCTAAATCAAACTATTTTAGGTTCAACCAACTTTATGTAGAAGGTTCGACCAACTTTATGTAGAAGGGTATCTATGACACCAAATAAGTGCACtatttgaaaatatattttatgatgtaTCTAATGATACAATTTTCGTGCTCTTTTTCATTAAATTTGGTCAAGCCTAAGAAAGTTTCAATTAGAACAactctagaagttgatttattttgggacCAAGGGGGGTAATTTCAGCCTGAAATATCTTATATTCTGGCTAGCACGGTTACCCATCCACAATGCAAATATAGAAGAAATACATCCAAGTGTCATTCAGTCATCATAAAAACCATCACTTTTATACATAAAGGAATTTTTCATTGCAGTGGCCACATGGGCTTGACATCTGCATGTGCATGGCATGTGTGATCTTCAGTATGAATCGAGTCTCACGCTCTACATGACTGTAGGGACTTTGACAGTCATTACCCAAGTCCAAAAGACCAAAAGGCATTCGAACATTCTGTTTACGGTAATCATATTAAATGAAAAAGCAAAAGCAGAACTTTAACCCATTTCAGAACAGAAAAAAACATCAACATACATATGGTATACCTTGTACTCATAAGTACCAGGAGCTTCATGACTGCCAGCTAAAAAGCTGCCCATCATAACAGTGGATGCCCCCAGAGACAGAGCTTTCACGATATGTCCAGAGTTTGAAATTCCACCATCAGCAATAACTGGTACATTGTGATCCTTGGCATAAGATGAAACCTTATACACTGCTGTTGCCTGTTCCACCAACACAAAAAGAACATTAAATACAAGCAGTAGTATTGAAATTATTTTGCCTCTACAATGTATCATTGGCAGAAAAACCCTGGGAACCATTCGTATCCACTATCCACCACAAGATAACAAAAAATTAGACTACCAAGAATCCATGAGGAAACAAGGAACAACATTTCCATATATGTCAGACTGTACTTCAGGGGGGAATGCACTGTGGCAGGTCTAGACAAATCTAAATACCGCGATATCATAAAGAAACATGGTACTCAACCTGCAAGAATATGAATGGAAGGTGACAGCACCTAATAAAAATGCCCAATGATTTTCAATGCCCTAATTACTTCATAAAAGCTCAAAATTAGACTAAGTACCCATCAGTGTCTTCTAAGCATATGAAACAAAGACTACATATCCTCTGCCTAGCTGAGCTGAGAAAGGCAAAGTCAGTAGATGCTCTGATTTCATCAAATCAGAATTGGATGCTTGCACTGAATATAGCAAAGATTTCAGGATGTTTAGCAAAAGAAGGGACAAAATTTGTTTCCACCTTGGTCATGACCATCTAAGATAACTTCAGATCATAAGACAGCTCAGAGAGCAACAAAAAGAGCGTGTGTATGCTGATCCTATCCTACGCAATGGTAGAGGATTCAGGGTAGCCAACAAATTTGACAGCTAGCTAAATGAAGTAAGCTGATGGTGATGCATTAGAATACTGAGAAAAACAAGAGTTCATGCGGATTTTAGCATTTACCTGTCCTCTTCCAACAGCACAAACCTCTTGGGTGGTACAAATTGAGCCAGAACCCATTCCAACACGCAGTCCATCTGCACCAGCTTGAATCAAATTCTGGGCCTGCGCAATTGTCACCACATTACCCCCGATCAAATCCACCTCCGGGTACATCTTCTTGGCAAACTTTATCATATCAAGCTGGTAAATGGAGTTCCCCTGTGAACTATCAATCACGATAGCATTTGCCCCCGCCTTAACTAGCTGCTCCAGCCTTCCCTTGTCATCC
It encodes:
- the LOC136478010 gene encoding inosine-5'-monophosphate dehydrogenase-like → MAASSADLADDGFAAPRLFSQGVSYTYDDVIFLPGYIGFPADAVDLSTRLSRRVPLSVPCVASPMDTVSEAAMATAMASLGAAAVVHCNTEPHAQAAIVRAAKSRRLPFVSSVPFFSPSSAPTLNDFAGNEYAIVTERGDSLSRLVGVAVAADAASREVPVAVLEYMRPTPRSASASFDFEKAAAFLADEGLDYAPLVSDDGEVVDLITARDVERIRSYPKLGKPSLGADGKFVVAASIGTREDDKGRLEQLVKAGANAIVIDSSQGNSIYQLDMIKFAKKMYPEVDLIGGNVVTIAQAQNLIQAGADGLRVGMGSGSICTTQEVCAVGRGQATAVYKVSSYAKDHNVPVIADGGISNSGHIVKALSLGASTVMMGSFLAGSHEAPGTYEYKDGRRVKKYRGMGSLEAMTKGSDARYLGDTLKLKVAQGVVGAVADKGSVLRFIPYTMQAVKQGFQDLGADSLQSAHDLLRSETLRLEVRTGAAQVEGGIHGLVSYEKKSF